Proteins found in one Quercus robur chromosome 2, dhQueRobu3.1, whole genome shotgun sequence genomic segment:
- the LOC126714613 gene encoding mitochondrial import receptor subunit TOM20 yields the protein MDMQQGDLDRIFFFEHARKTAEATYAKDPLDADNLTRWGGALLELSQFQNMAESKKMIQEAISKLEEALLVNPKKHDTLWCLGNAHTSQAFMTPDLDEAKEYFDKSAIYFQQALDEDPGNDLYRKSLEVAAKAPELHKEIHAHGLAQQAMGSAGPSTSSGSKTTLKKKKSSDLKYDIFGWIILAVGIVAWVGFAKSQLPPPPPPPR from the exons ATGGATATGCAGCAAGGTGATCTCGATCGAATCTTTTTCTTCGAGCACGCCCGTAAGACCGCCGAGGCTACCTACGCTAAGGACCCTCTCGATGCCGAT AACTTGACAAGGTGGGGAGGAGCGCTATTAGAGTTGTCTCAGTTTCAGAACATGGCTGAGTCAAAAAAGATGATTCAAG AGGCAATTTCAAAGCTTGAGGAGGCATTGTTGGTTAATCCCAAGAAGCATGATACTCTATGGTGCCTGGGAAATGCTCATACTTCTCAAGCTTTTATGACTCCGGACCTGGATGAGGCAAAGGAGTATTTTGACAAGTCAGCTATCTACTTTCAGCAAGCTCTTGATGAG GATCCGGGGAATGATCTTTATCGCAAGTCCTTGGAAGTCGCTGCAAAG GCCCCTGAATTGCACAAGGAAATCCATGCCCATGGTTTAGCACAACAAGCAATGGGGTCAGCAGGACCTTCTACTTCATCAGGTTCAAAG ACaactttaaagaaaaagaagagcaGTGATCTCAAGTATGACATATTTGGATGGATAATTCTTGCTGTTGGAATTGTTGCATGGGTGGGATTTGCAAAATCCCAGttacctccacctccacctccaccaagATGA
- the LOC126714614 gene encoding uncharacterized protein LOC126714614, which yields MSNWQAKLYGHDSLSLSINFPRPPRVRTLMAFPKPQRLVVLAMAVKRSPKRLKYSTPRFTKEGGLLYVEADSSGADSWKLEPIVDLLKRGAVGVIPTDTLYAIVCDLKSPLAIERLRRIKNIETSKPLSILCHSFRDIDTYTTGFPRGDGQGHANIFRAVKHCLPGPYTFILTASKELPKQCIRNRTAAAKYAVRKNVGVRMPDDAICQAILDKTDAPLISTSVKCPKENEWLIDPVVIADMYGPEGLDFVVDGGVRVADPSTVVDMTVMPPKIIRQGKGPKLHWMVAEDDNESDAVHEANLIVASAT from the exons ATGTCTAATTGGCAAGCGAAACTGTACGGACACGATTCGTTATCGCTTTCTATAAATTTCCCGCGTCCGCCACGTGTCCGTACGTTAATGGCGTTTCCCAAACCCCAACGACTAGTAGTCTTAGCCATGGCCGTTAAGCGCAGCCCTAAGCGTCTCAAATACTCTACTCCTCGCTTCAccaag GAGGGTGGCTTGCTTTATGTTGAAGCCGATTCATCAGGAGCAGACAGCTGGAAATTGGAGCCAATTGTCGATCTTTTGAAACGGGGAGCTGTTGGGGTCATTCCGACAGACACTTT GTATGCTATAGTTTGTGATTTGAAAAGCCCATTAGCAATTGAACGTCTTCGGAG GATCAAGAATATAGAAACTTCAAAG CCTCTTAGCATCTTATGCCACTCTTTCCGGGACATTGATACATATACAACAGGATTTCCTCGTGGTGATGGCCAAGGGCATGCCAATATATTCCGAGCTGTTAAGCATTGCTTACCTGGGCCT TATACTTTCATCCTAACTGCAAGTAAAGAACTACCTAAGCAGTGTATAAGGAATAGAACTGCAGCTGCCAAATATGCAGTGAGGAAAAACGTGGGTGTTCGCATGCCTGATGATGCCATATGTCAAGCAATACTCGATAAGACAGATGCACCTTTAATTTCCACGAG TGTCAAGTGCCCAAAGGAGAATGAGTGGCTGATCGATCCGGTTGTAATAGCTGATATGTATGGACCAGAG GGTCTTGACTTTGTTGTTGATGGTGGGGTAAGAGTGGCAGATCCGTCCACTGTAGTTGACATGACAGTGATGCCTCCAAAAATAATACGGCAGGGAAAG GGACCTAAATTACACTGGATGGTCGCAGAAGATGATAATGAATCTGATGCTGTGCATGAAGCAAACCTCATCGTTGCTTCTGCAACTTAA
- the LOC126702191 gene encoding uncharacterized protein LOC126702191: protein MVDLGFNGPRFTWTNRRDIFDLVQERIDRFFANPSWCTNFPNAKVTHLTHCLSDHCMVLLESNPSSGVHLPKPFMFHSFWLSDLSFPCIVSEAWGQALPLQTAIDRFAKKATDWNRYHFGNIFGKKKRIMARLNGIQKAMADCPSHSLMVLEKKLHREL from the coding sequence ATGGTGGATTTAGGTTTTAATGGTCCTAGATTCACTTGGACGAATCGGAGAGATATTTTTGATCTTGTTCAGGAAAGAATTGACAGGTTTTTCGCCAACCCCAGTTGGTGCACCAATTTTCCCAATGCCAAAGTGACTCACCTTACCCACTGTTTATCTGATCACTGCATGGTCCTTTTGGAATCCAATCCTAGCAGTGGGGTTCATCTTCCTAAGCCGTTTATGTTCCATAGCTTCTGGCTGTCAGATTTGTCTTTTCCGTGCATTGTTTCTGAAGCTTGGGGTCAAGCTTTGCCTTTGCAAACAGCCATTGACAGATTTGCTAAGAAAGCCACTGATTGGAATAGGTATCACTTTGGGAATatttttggcaagaaaaagagaattatGGCTCGTCTCAACGGTATTCAAAAAGCCATGGCTGACTGTCCCTCTCATTCCTTAATGGTTCTTGAGAAGAAGCTTCACAGGGAATTATAG
- the LOC126714615 gene encoding uncharacterized protein LOC126714615, with amino-acid sequence MAEIFWSAIGFAWEKIYEAIVDRDFPNQTNVNNITVNNYNVVVINHPSHSKPIVHTTTGAVRSKNKDKTIGAVTSSHTSYSQQTRGKSIMSLQDVSTLSASPRSIAHTTTDTIETLSNASVSRSYLSPSISFNSPREKGAPSKKIIEELSNMGLSRGYSSPSTSSNSPWEKGAPSKKVIEVLSNASVSRGYSSPSTFSNSPREKGVPSEKIVKKPTKLGSRLPPPPPTRLRRREHLQNDYS; translated from the exons ATGGCCGAAATCTTTTGGTCTGCCATT GGCTTCGCATGGGAGAAAATATATGAAGCAATTGTCGACCGG GACTTTCCGAACCAAACTAACGTCAATAATATCACTGTTAATAACTATAATGTTGTTGTAATTAATCATCCGTCTCATTCGAAGCCAATTGTGCATACAACAACTGGTGCCGTCCgatcaaaaaataaagataaaacaaTCGGTGCCGTCACTTCGTCCCATACTTCATATTCACAACAAACAAGGGGAAAATCTATCATGTCTCTACAAGATGTATCCACCCTCTCAGCTTCACCTCGTTCGATTGCGCATACTACAACTGATACCATAGAGACACTTTCAAATGCAAG CGTCTCAAGGAGTTATTTATCCCCCTCCATCTCCTTTAACTCGCCTCGGGAGAAGGGAGcaccttcaaaaaaaatcattgaggAACTTTCAAATATGGG TCTCTCAAGGGGTTATTCATCCCCCTCCACCTCCTCTAATTCACCTTGGGAGAAGGGAGCACCTTCAAAAAAAGTCATAGAGGTACTTTCAAATGCAAG TGTCTCAAGGGGTTATTCATCCCCCTCCACCTTCTCCAACTCGCCTCGAGAGAAGGGAGTACCTTCAGAAAAAATCGTAAAGAAACCTACAAAATTGGG atcaagactcCCTCCACCTCCTCCAACTCGCCTTAGGAGAAGGGAGCATCTTCAGAATGATTACTCTTGA
- the LOC126702198 gene encoding uncharacterized protein LOC126702198 produces MSFPPVVIPEEEAGSSHSSLEDQIDQFQFTEEGEASVRVVEISDSDADLDRASAAAGTGLVIAQPDLSEDTEEEEGMDLQPRTGLRGLLSNRSKGQTSKEVLKGQTVPKAPAPPPPPPSGAALKPMPNLRRKRPVEETEEGEVAREKAGPKKKGKDTKEPREKRTRSIESRDEAREQASFMAEALQQPLLLPRDMEGLRKIRQPELFMSLERDMAVVTQQIYVAEEWAKKAREDMHRDAQSRAAAERVAGDLKRDLDRQDNELKVVRKANASAEAGLKNAEKQADELRKQLRHSEEKLSAEQQAVSELKAELARAKEEARLSREVAEKAVAASYERGVHDTEERLAEEVATVCREYVTSTWGLAMDRAAVPVDSDLRKTKNIFFPAEIREIPGEVASTELLPAGSSIPETGGTEQATQGQSPEDSLRISEILAQAQEIAPENRATDDQPAPAQGP; encoded by the exons ATGTCTTTCCCCCCAGTAGTTATCCCAGAGGAGGAGGCCGGCTCTTcacattcatccttagaggacCAGATAGACCAGTTCCAATTTACTGAGGAAGGGGAGGCCTCGGTCAGAGTAGTAGAGATCTCCGACTCTGACGCTGATTTAGACCGTGCCTCAGCGGCTGCTGGTACTGGTTTGGTCATCGCACAACCTGATCTCAGCGAGGACAcagaagaagaggaaggaatGGACCTCCAGCCGAGGACTGGCCTCAGGGGTCTTCTATCCAACAGGTCCAAAGGGCAGACCTCCAAGGAAGTCTTGAAAGGACAAACCGTCCCCAAAGCCCCcgctccccctccccctcccccgtCAGGTGCGGCGCTGAAACCTATGCCTAAcctaaggcgaaaaaggcctgtagaagagacggaggagggagaggttgcCCGTGAGAAAGccgggcctaaaaagaagggcaaggacACGAAAGAGCCCCGAGAGAAAAGGACCAGGTCCATTGAGAGCCGAGATGAGGCG CGAGAGCAAGCCTCGTTCATGGCCGAGGCActgcagcagcctcttctcttgCCCCGTGATATGGAAGGCCTTAGGAAGATTCGTCAGCCAGAACTTTTCATGTCACTGGAGAGGGACATGGCTgtg gtcactcaacaaatttatgttgctgaggagtgggccaagaaggcCCGTGAGGATATGCATAGGGACGCTCAGTCCCGTGCTGCGGCTGAGAGGGTCGCCGGCGATCTCAAGCGAGATCTTGATCGTCAGGATAATGAGCTAAAAGTGGTGAGAAAGGCCAATGCGAGCGCAGAGGCTGGCTTGAAGAATGCTGAAAAGCAAGCCGACGAGCTGCGCAAGCAGCTCCGTCATTCTGAGGAAAAACTATCAGCGGAGCAACAGGCGGTTTCGGAGCTTaaggctgagcttgcaaggGCCAAGGAGGAAGCTCGCTTGTCCAGGGAGGTTGCCGAGAAGGCTGTGGCGGCTTCGTATGAACGTGGAGTTCACGATACTGAGGAGAGACTGGCCGAGGAAGTTGCCACCGTCTGCAGGGAATACGTCACCTCGACCTGGGGATTGGCCATGGATAGGGCAGCCGTCCCCGTagattctgatctcaggaaGACTAAGAACATCTTTTTCCCTGCGGAAATACGTGAGATTCCTGGCGAGGTCGCCTCCACTGAGCTTCTTCCAGCAGGTTCCTCCATTCCCGAGACTGGGGGCACGGAGCAAGCTACGCAGGGCCAGTCACCCGAGGACAGTCTTCGCATCAGTGAGATCCTTGCCCAGGCCCAGGAGATCGCCCCGGAGAACCGAGCAACGGATGATCAGCCAGCCCCGGCTCAGGGCCCTTAG